The proteins below come from a single Miscanthus floridulus cultivar M001 chromosome 1, ASM1932011v1, whole genome shotgun sequence genomic window:
- the LOC136539154 gene encoding protein NRT1/ PTR FAMILY 8.3-like yields MKALLRKSSTAMEAGDEDRPLLNVHPSPQGATSEYTRDGSVDINKQPALKHSTGKWRACFLILGVEFCECMAFFTISKNLVTYLTTVLHESKVTAARNLSAWVGACFFTPLFGGFIADTYWGRYWTIVVFFPLYVVAMVVLIASASLPIFSTSSDHGGSVHRAVVYLGIYLAAIASGGVKPCTSAFGADQFDTNDHAELVTKGSFFSWYFFLISTSSLLSGTVIVWLQDNVGWAVSYVIPTVLMLICFPAFLAGSRVYRFRKMGVSPPTSILQVVVAAVRKWNIKLPDDSSLLYEPTSLPSGTDASYKIEHTNEFRFFDKAAIVSAPSDSESTVPLCSWRLCTVTQVEELKMLLRMLPIWASFVIVYAVDAQMPSTLVEQGMFMDNRVGSFTIPPASMSTVGVISCLAWVPVYEIALVPLARRFTGKEKGFSQAQRLGIGLALSTLTMVYAALLETRRLAVAEASGLRNQDAPVPMSILWQAPLYVVHGAAQVFAGVGATEFFYDQSPETMKSLCAALGQLALASASYMNSLLLSIVAVATTRGGAPGWIPDNLNEGHLDYFFWMMATLSLLNVALFVRYSMRHTVKMAC; encoded by the exons ATGAAAGCTTTGCTTCGAAAGAGCTCTACTGCCATGGAAGCAGGAGATGAGGACAGACCCCTCCTTAATGTCCATCCTTCTCCTCAG GGTGCAACTTCAGAATATACAAGAGATGGATCAGTTGATATCAACAAGCAGCCCGCTCTCAAGCACAGCACAGGGAAATGGAGGGCATGCTTCCTCATCCTAG GTGTTGAGTTCTGCGAGTGCATGGCTTTCTTCACAATCTCAAAGAATTTGGTGACCTATCTCACCACTGTTCTCCACGAAAGCAAAGTCACTGCAGCCAGGAATTTGTCCGCCTGGGTCGGAGCTTGCTTCTTCACGCCACTTTTTGGGGGTTTCATTGCAGACACTTACTGGGGGAGATACTGGACGATTGTCGTTTTCTTCCCACTTTATGTGGTT GCAATGGTCGTTCTCATAGCCTCTGCATCCCTTCCTATATTCTCAACATCTTCTGACCATGGCGGCAGCGTTCATCGAGCAGTGGTTTACCTTGGAATCTACCTCGCTGCCATTGCCAGCGGTGGTGTCAAGCCATGCACGTCAGCCTTTGGGGCAGACCAATTTGACACCAATGACCATGCAGAGCTGGTGACCAAGGGCTCCTTCTTCAGCTGGTACTTCTTCTTGATCAGTACCAGCTCCCTGCTGTCTGGAACTGTGATTGTTTGGCTGCAGGACAATGTTGGGTGGGCAGTCAGCTACGTGATACCGACAGTGCTCATGCTCATCTGTTTCCCTGCGTTTTTAGCTGGCTCGAGGGTATATAGGTTTCGGAAAATGGGAGTAAGTCCTCCTACGAGCATACTTCAAGTGGTTGTTGCAGCTGTCAGGAAGTGGAATATCAAACTGCCGGATGACAGCTCGCTTCTATATGAGCCCACCAGCTTGCCTTCTGGAACTGACGCAAGTTACAAAATCGAGCATACCAATGAATTCAG GTTCTTCGACAAGGCTGCTATTGTATCGGCTCCATCAGACAGCGAATCCACGGTGCCACTGTGCTCATGGAGGCTCTGCACAGTGACACAGGTTGAGGAGCTGAAGATGCTGCTGCGGATGTTACCCATCTGGGCATCTTTCGTCATCGTCTACGCGGTCGACGCGCAGATGCCATCGACGTTGGTGGAGCAGGGCATGTTCATGGACAACCGTGTTGGCTCCTTCACCATCCCACCTGCGTCCATGTCCACCGTCGGAGTGATCAGTTGCCTGGCCTGGGTCCCCGTCTACGAAATCGCACTGGTGCCACTCGCGCGACGCTTCACTGGCAAGGAAAAGGGCTTCTCCCAAGCACAGCGCCTCGGGATCGGCCTAGCGCTGTCCACGCTCACCATGGTGTACGCAGCGCTGCTCGAGACGAGGAGGCTAGCGGTCGCGGAGGCCAGCGGCCTGAGAAATCAGGATGCGCCTGTGCCAATGAGCATCCTGTGGCAGGCGCCCCTCTATGTCGTCCACGGTGCAGCCCAGGTTTTTGCCGGCGTCGGCGCGACCGAGTTTTTCTACGACCAGTCCCCCGAGACCATGAAGAGCCTGTGCGCGGCGCTCGGGCAGCTGGCGCTAGCGTCCGCGTCCTACATGAACTCACTCTTGCTCAGCATTGTCGCGGTGGCCACAACACGCGGCGGGGCGCCTGGGTGGATTCCAGATAACCTGAACGAAGGCCACCTGGACTATTTCTTCTGGATGATGGCCACTCTTAGCTTACTGAACGTGGCTCTGTTTGTGCGTTACTCAATGAGGCATACCGTGAAGATGGCTTGTTGA